A segment of the Bombus huntii isolate Logan2020A chromosome 14, iyBomHunt1.1, whole genome shotgun sequence genome:
TTTACCTTAAAAGAACTAAGGGCTAGtggtttaaataaaaaatatgctaGGACTATTGGAATTGCTGTAGATCCTAGAAGGCGTAATAAATCAGTCGAGTCTTTACAAAGGAATACTCAAAGACTGAAAGAATATAGATCCAAATTGATTCTTTTCCCACTGACTGTAGCCAATGTAAGTAGAATATAGTAAATTTaaaactattaaagaaagactACATTCTAAtgttatttatgaaaatagcCTAAGGGTGATGATTCCACTAAAAAAGAAGTGAGCCTTGCCACTCAAGCTAAAGGAGAAATCATGCCAGTGAGACACCAAACGCATGCTAAAGCTAAGGCCCGTGTCATTTctgaggaagaaagaaagttcTCTGCATACGTAACTCTCCGTAAAGCTAGGGCTGATGCCAGACTAGTAGGAATTCGCGCAAAACGTGTAAAAGATGCAGCTGAAAATCCAGATGAAGTAACTAAAGTTGCTAAAGACAAGAAGGCTAAGAAATAATGTGGAACTTCATGtctttgtataaatataacaaataaattctctaatgagaaataaaattttctatttgtttttattttatactatttattgaatatatatatatatatattatacaatgaAGACATTTTATTTGCCATTagtatttgtataaaaatataatgcatttattatatgtatatgacaATATCAGAGAGGAAATTTTTCTCTGTGACTTCTGACTAGTGACATTTGAGTGTTACTAGTCTAGCATGAATTTCATTGGCAGGCGTGTGACGCGAAGCCACTTCCGGGGTGCGGGGATCATAGTCGTATGAAACTTGACTTAGTGATGTATGTCaaaaagagaaagtaaacCAATTAAcctattgcatttagtttcagGACAACAAAAGTCCTGACTTTTTTCTCTAAGAGGGAGAGACGCAGTAATAGAAAGTACTATTCCAACTTCTAACATTCAGTATCATGACTATAAAGCAACGATTTTATGTCATGTGTAAACGTACCCATTACACTAATTTACTTTTACTAGAGAAGAAATTTCCTTACTGCTCTTACTCAATGAAAATAAGATTGCGCTTGGGCAATTACAACCAATCATCGATCTGACCCTAAAGTACCACTTGCCCGTGTTCTCCGCTCCCCGGAAATGATTTTACACCTCCCGGTGGAAGTATAATCTCCCCAATGAGATGAGGCAGAAAACAGAAGTATTATTCGAGTTTTATTAGTCGGCAACTAATAGTTGCAGTTGTagcaatgaaattttttttatgtttacTGTCTTGTCTTGTGGAACAGACCATAAAAGTTTATGTTCagtctttatatatatatatgtcggtcCTATTTACATGGTACTCTAATTAATGGTACTCTCTATTTAATCgcgaaataaaaatcttttcatAGTTCTTTTTCCTGtttttatactttaatgaGTTAAGTTGTACTTAAAGTAGCACTATCATTTATAGTTTTTTTTTGGTATAAATATTGGTAGCACTTCAATACTTTAGTTCATTTCGTAACtagatttgaattttaaacACCGAATCAGGACAACGGTTTTCGGTTCATGgcatttatcaaatattatctttcgtatatatttttcacattATATTGTCATAAGTtttaaaataactaaatatCAAGCAAAATTTATAGTTACGAAAGATGAAATCTGCgtaagttttattatttcttaatcAGTTTATAACTGaagtcaaataaaatttagctattttcaatattttatgaCTATTACTTTCTATAATcttttaatgtaaaatttaattatttgttattaattaattgtttgGTACTATTAAAGTTATTTTGTAACGTAGAATAATTGAAGCTATTCGTGGTATGTTAATATTTTAGACGTGCGAAACCACCAGGTTCAGCTCGTAAGCCACCAAACCGTCCAAGAGGTAATAATATGGTATCCAAGGATCCTGTTCAAGTTTATTGTCGTTTAAAGCCAATGCAACATCCAGCTGATGTTTCTTGTATGAAGCTTATATCTGATACAACTGTAGTTATTACACCACCAGAATCAGCAATGAATTTTCGTAACTCTAGCAACAAGGAAATTCAAACAACATTTAGTCGCGTATTTTCACCAGATGCAACGCAAAAAGAGATTTTTAATATAGTTGCTCTCCCATTAGTTGAAAATGTTATTCGAGGTAGAAATAGCCTTCTATTCACCTATGGAGTAACAGGAAGTGGTAAAACATATACTATGACTGGTGAACCACAGGATGCAGGCATAATGCCTCGTTGTCTTGATGTTCTGTTTAACAGTATTGCTAATTATCAGAccaaaaaatttatttttaaaccaGATAAATTAAACGGTTTTGATATACAAGGTGAAGCTGATGCAATGCTTGATAGACAAAATGAACTTCATGCTGGACTTATGTTacagagaaatggaaaatcaGGCAAAGTGTAAGTACAAGAATATGTGATATGCTTTATGTAATGTAAATGGctttattaataattgatGGTTTTCACAGGAGAAAAGTAGAGAGTGATAGTGAGAGTAATCCAATGATTGTTCGTGACATAAATGAATCACAAACAGTACAAGTGGATCAAGACAATGTTTATGCTGTATTTGTTACATAtgttgaaatttataataacagTGTATATGATTTATTAGAGGATGAGGATATTAGAAACAAGTATAGTATCATTACTTACACAATTCAAATATTcttaatttcaaataatattttaatactgaGAAATAACTTTTAGGGTATTACAGAGTAAAATAGTTAGAGAAGATGGTAATAAGAATATGTATGTGCATGCTGTAACAGAAATTGAAGTAAAAAGTTCAGAAGAAGCATTTGAGGTATTTCAGCGTGGACAGAGAAGACGAAGAGTTGCACACACTGCGCTTAATGCAGAATCAAGTAGATCACATAGTGTCTTCACTATTCGTCTTGTACAAGTAATATTTCTAATTACTTTGCGTCTCATCTAATTAAAATTCACAAACAATATAGTATTTTCTTCTCCTAGGCACCCTTAGATGGTGAAGGTGAACAAATTATACAAGATAAACGGGTGATATGCATCACTCAGCTATCCCTAGTAGATTTAGCTGGTAGCGAAAGAACTAATAGGACTAAAAACACAGGTCAACGATTAAGAGAAGCAGGTTATTATACTTTTGATGTGaatcttgtaattatattataatatattttcatatccATTCATTTTGATTtaggaaatattaataattctttGATGACGCTACGATCATGTTTGGAAATTTTAAGAGAAAATCAACTTCAGGgtacaaataaaatagtacCCTACAGAGATTCGAAACTCAcccatttatttaaaaattattttgatggAGAAGGACAAGTTAGAATGATTGTTTGTGTTAATCCAAGAACAGATGATTATGATGAAACAATTGTAAGAaatcaataatataaaacgtaaatatatgaaagaaaattaattaatttattcatgTTTTACAGCAAGTAATGAAATTTGCCGAAATGACTCAAGAAGTCCAAGTAGCTAAACCAACAATTACGAAAATAGATCTTGGTTTTACACCTGGAAGAAGACAGGCAAATAAGGTGAGATGAGtaataaaagaataacaatgaaaataatttgaaaatacgtGCATAATAAAAACTATTTTTAATAGTTATTTAAGGAGGCATGTAGTAAGTTGCAAAAAGAAGGCCATCCTGAAGCTGAAGATTTAGAAGTTGATGTGGGTTTAGTGTATAGGTAAGTATTATAtgttttctttattctttcttcaaacttatataattttattttaattcagTTTAGGTGGGCCATTTCCTGAATTGGAAATTACTTCTCCACGCAATgatcaaataattaataatttaatgcaTTTTTTAGAACAGCGTATTAACAAACGGAATTTACTACGTACTGATTTACAGCAAAAACGTAAGAATATAacttaatttttaatcaaacttAAATTATGTGTAATATCTTCATGACTGTTACATGATTATTACAGAAAACGATCTTAGGAAGAAGATAATGGCAATGGAACAAGAATACATGAATTTAAAGATTGAAAATGCGTCTCTGAAAGCCGCTAATTCACAACAAAAAAAGAAGGTAATAGCATTTTACTGATTACGGAagtacatataaaataatttgctttTGCTCTAGGTTTCTGCATTAGAGGGTCATTTATGTAAGACTGAAGAACAAATTGATAGCTTGCTTCGAAAATTGAACAATGCAAATGATACAATCCGCAGCTTACAGCAAGAGGTAGTTAACGAatgcatttctttttttatttaaatgacaacatatattttactacaattattttatagttAAAAGATAGAAACATGGCACTAAATCAACGTTTAATAGATAAGCAAAGAGTGAAACAAAAGTACAACACTAAAATGCAGttagaaactgataaaatgaataaagaaTTGGAAATAAAGTTACGTCAACAACGTGAACACTTACAGGTAATgaagtaaatataatatatgtataacttcattgtttaatttttttctctctttttagaatcaaatgaaagaaaaagaggataAATTAAGATtagtaaaacaaattttagtTGATGACAACGTACCTAGTGTTTCTAAAGATTGTGTTGTACCTACTATTAATTGTGCAGAAGCAACTCCAAAAACAACAGAGGGTCGATCACGAAGGGTCAGTTTATCTTACATTACGTAATTTACTTTCGAAAATATAGTTTAATGATATGTGCTCATAGGATAAAGCGGGTGTTGCAAATCCAAGGTACAGGCGTTCACAAAGCGCGGATAAGTGGATTGATCACAGACCCGGAGCGCTTGTTCCTGTTGGAACTGTTCTTCAACCTTTAATGCGTAGAAGACGTAGTGTTACGCGACTTACAGATCCAAAGGAAATTACAGACGGTGCATCCAGGTATTGTCTTATCGCGCAAGAACACGATACTGATGGTGAACTTGAGACAAAGTTATTCAAGGTAATTACACTTAAAAGGAATCGAAAAGAGTTATGTAGTTATATACtcaaatgtattattattatgttaggGAGATATAATACCCACTAGTGGAGGAGGCGCACAAGTTGTATTTAATGATATGGAATGCTTAAAACAACTATCTCCAAAAGCAAGGAAACGTAGTGGTCCACAGGATACAGAAAATGAAGTAGGCTCTTCGAGACATTCGTCTACACTTGCAGAGTCTCATTCCAAACGTCCACGTGTAGTAAATTAAcagttttattaatataatactagtatagtaataatagtttttatacgatatataatataataatacgatacacatataaatatctaaaaaCTTCTACTAAAAATAGTAATGGTAAAGAAAAATACTAATAATAGTTAAAAACAATGATATGAAGTCAAGATGttaatattttcctttatcgttACTATTTTTAGTAAAAGCTTTTACAACCAAAGTTTTTACAATATcagtattataatttattaaataatacagTTCGCCAACAATGAATTGTGAGAAGCgataatattgtatacataatactttatatcgtgAGGCGTAATATGAGTTATATGACTGCTATCTCATAACATGTATATAttcgtaatatttaattttgagaTAATTAATAGTGAATTTTGCGCCTAATGTTGACTAATAATGTATCAATCTAATCTAATCATACATTTTGATCATGTTTACTCAgtttttatatacaattatttatatacaatatacatatatctatcAAATTCACTGCAGTATATATTGTTAGTGAACCTTGTAGCTTTATCAAAGCTGTATTCACTTAAGATCGTTGTCTTCGTAATTGATTATCTAACTGCGCTAATTGGTGAAGAAAACCACTATTTGGTTGAATGAAACGATTTTTGCGGACTGTTCGAATTGCATCTGTGGCTAGCATTCCTTTTTTAATCATTAAATATGCTAATACGCACGTTGCGCTACGTGAGATTCCTAACACACAATGAACAAAAGCTTTACCTAATAGAAAGAAAGTTAAATTTTAAACGATCTattgtaatttttctatttttttcattattaaattattatttcattaccTCCAGTCGAAACAGCTTCATCGATAAAATCTGCAATAATGTAAAAGTACTTGCTAATGTCTGTTGTGCACAAATCAATAAGTGGTAAGCCAAGATACTTTATTGTTGTATCAGAATAATAATTCTTATCGGTGTTTACAAATCCAAATCTTTTTCCTTCAGCAGCATTAAGCAAATGTGTTATACCCAATATTTTAAggtatttcttattttttgcTGTGACACTATAAAGTATTGaacataaattaatttttgataAACATAAAGAcataaaacattgaaatactcaCGCATCACCAATATATATTCCTGGATATACTTCATCACAATCGATATCCTGTTGAACACGGTAATATTCAACATCATCTCGATTAGGATCAAATCCTGGTAGCATTTTATTCTCAGTCTGTGTTCTATACAAAGCTTCTGCTAAGTGACTTTGGGTGGTTTCCCCACCAGTTAAACGTTTCTGAAAATTCATGAGATAAAAGTTTTTACTATGAAAAGTAAcgttacaatattatataatttttaataatctgATTTGAAagatgataaattttcaatattaattgAATGTTATTTGAAATGATCagatgatatttattttttcatgtaTTTCTCATTATAAAAAGACGTttagaattaaaaagaatttgaaaaaatatcaattacaTGTTCCTATGAAATGACAGGCGACGTAAATGATAGCAATACTATTCTTTATAATGTATACTTACATTTCTCAGACTGCTGTCCATTTGAAAAGATTATTTAtagattaataatttataggTTATACTAGATATGACAAATAAGAAAGACAgcaaaatattacaaaatattttgtattttactaATCAAGTATGTCACGATTAGGTATGACTAATTCTAAGcttttacatatatacataaacaAATATAGTTGCACACAATGTTAAAATCGCGATAATTATAGCTAGTTATTTCTCTTTTGGAACTCTGTTATACCGCGATAATTATACTGACAAGGTGTCATGTAAATATATCcattaattcgattaatttttgtatataacgaataattttgtatattttttaaaatagtagaatatttgaaatccTATATTTGTGCCAAGAATTTgatgtataattttttaaaatgatatttaaaatttcaactcAAATTAAATCTTCATCGTCTCGATATTTGAATATATACTTGAATAATActtgaataatatatatataatatatgtaacaATATTTACTCagttcttttatatttattattataagtgtaaaaagtaaattctagaaataaaatattgggATATTCCTGAGTTTTGATAAATTGAACGAAATCAAATTTCATAGTAACTAGATGAGCGATGAGTCATGACGTATGTATATCAATGCCTAAAGAAAATATGGCGATGGTATTTGGTTAGTGTCCTGTTCTGTTGATTTTACAGAAGGTGTTTGGTGTGTTTATCGTGCTCAAgattgtaattataatttaaattcggAGTAGAACTTATTAAGACAATGAGTTTCTTTAGTAAAGTATTCGGTGGTAAAAAGGAACCGGTGTCTATGTCGACAGCCGAGGCGATACAAAAATTGCGCGAGACGGAGGATATGTTGATAAAAAAGCAGGATTTCCTCGAAAGTAAAATAGAGCTTGAAATTCAAACTGCTAAGAAGAATGGAACGAAAAACAAACGAGGTATTTACGAATGATATTCTTTATTTGGTAACCACTTGCAAACAGCTTTCAATGATTAAGGTCGTTTGTCATTGTGACGTTTCTCTGCTGTGTGTTGACTGTGCGTTAACTTATATTGTAACTATTAATCAGTGCTTTAAAAATGCTACTTTACCTATAAGTTTGTTAAACTAAGAATATAGCTTTTTAAGTAATAAGCGACGTTAACACTGTACAAGACATCCACATAATATGAGTTACTAATAATTAGACTGtgaatgtttatgcatttatgagaaattgtGAGATGTAAAAGTGTACAGAATGCAAgtaatgtacaaaaatatataaagtatatattaaaaatgtagtattcattataatatttactatAAGAAACAAATTTATGTTTGTGTATTTCGTTAATTACATCTgtaaaaatgtttataaattagtatCAACATCCACATTCATGTACTAGCTATTAACTCTAGGATGAATATGTTAACAAGGAAACATAATTTACAGCTGCAATCCAAgcccttaaaagaaagaaacgttaTGAAAAACAGTTACAACAAATTGATGGTACACTTACCACGATTGAAAGTCAAAGGGAAGCACTAGAATGTGCAAATACCAATACTGCTGTACTTACTACAATGAAAAATGCAGCAGATGCATTAAAATCTGTCCATCAACATATGTAAGAAATTCAGTTTTGTGATATCATTAGTTAGATGATTCACGCagattatttaaatgttattttctttgtttaggGATGTTGATCAAGTACATGATATGATGGATGACATAGCTGAACAGCAAGATGTAGCAAGAGAGATTTCTGATGCAATTTCCAATCCTGTAGCATTTGGAAATGATGTAGATGATGAAGAACTAGAAAAAGAATTGGAAGAGCTTGAACAAGAACAACTTGATAAAGAATTGCTTGGTATTGAATCTACTGATGAACTACCAAGTGTTCCAGCTACTGCTATTCCAATTGCCCCAACTAGGACTCGCAcaagtaataattttaatatttttttgctttattattagaaaataatttatttttaaactaaaaatattgttaatatttatagaaGCCAAACCAGAAGAGGATGAAGATTTAAAAGAGTTAGAAGCATGGGCATCATAAAGGTGGTAtcaatatatttgtaaaaatgaatttttgtaagAAACTGATAGCTAAAATGAAGTATGTATTATTGAAAGAGATAACAGTGTACATGAATGCGTTTTTCAGATTCAATATCATATAACTATTCTAATGTTAATACTGTGGTATTTTTATACACTGTTAAAATGATTAACATAATGATGAAGTTCATAGTAGTTATTTTCCTTATTACAgtataaagattttttttatcaatatacaaAGAAGAATCATAAGTAATAGCAAGTATCTTAAATACTTGCATTTGTGCTAGCCAATATACTCTACTGTTacagtaaaaaataaattatattggACAAGAAtatgatatacatacatagcTATAAATGCTggtaaattatatacatataatttttactAACAGTGAGAAATACCTATGAGAACATTTATTGTATAAACTTTTTGTTCAAAAGATTAAATTGTAAGATATTACAATTGCttcataaaattttgttgttattttcatgtatatatgtataacataTTTTGAAAAGTAGCGCAGTTCAAATTGTTAAATGGCCTTTTAAACTTTGTATAATTGTATCtgctataaataaattcatttaaatgtatattaatttagTACAACTATAAATACAGCAGATACAGTgttgtatacatatttttacacTACAAATCATAGTAATTTTTGcactattattaatattttattaattaataattattgaattataaatatccAAATTGCATCGAATTAATATGCcaatagtatatataaaatatttatattttcacaaaatatgaatatatataggacaatttaaaaaaatggcTTAAATAATGatagatatttaattaaaatgcaaTATACATTACATAGTTTAAATGTTTTCACAATCATGAATATGCTTAAACTCCTAGGGAAAATAGTCTTTAAAAAATCaagatttatttcataatttacaattataatgaCTAAAGTCTCAATCACATAATaggaggaaataaaatattatcacTGAAGAACGTCGCTTTAATATGATACAATAGGCGtaggaatatattttttgttcaaTTTACTACTCAGCGCCGGTATGGGTAGTGGACGAATGTGTGGTTTAATAGAAAATCTAGTACCAGCGATATCAATTTCGTAACGAGCTTTAAGATCCATTATAAAGTCTGTTGTAACAGTATTTGCATTAATTTGTATATGTCCTGATTTTGGATAACTGATAAAACCAAGACATATATGTTTCTCTGTAGCGAAACCGTATCTAtaaagttattattattaataatttgatatagtaaaatatattttatctttaatcGTATGAAGTATTTACCCGGCTGATGTAACAGTTCCTACAAATtcattatttcgataaatagGCTCACCACCCCATGGCCATACATCCTTATTAATATCTAATTcattaacaataaataatactaATCGTTTTGATACGCCTTGTTCTTTTTGACGTTGCAAAGCAAATTTGccaataaaatattctttctgTTGCAACAAATTATCATAATTAATCAACATGTTTAAACTGTTGTGCCTCTGTATGATAGAAGTCCTCAGAAATTCAGATTTAACATTAATAGTcttggaacaaaaaaaattctattaccATATACCTACTTACATCTAATCTTACATTGTATCCACTTCCAGCTTCATATGGCGTAACAAATGGTGTCAATTCTTCGGCCCAAAATGGAATAAATCTTTCTATTCTCATGAAACGTTGTGTGAGTACACCTACATCTCGTACTCCATAATCTTTACCTACTTCCATTAATCTGGAGTATACATGAAGTGCGTATTCTGATGGTATATATAAGCAATAACCAGATTCACCAGTATGTGTAAATGACATTACCATTACATCAGAAGCATAGGCTACATTTACATTCtattaagaatataaaattaatatatatgaaCGTTATAAATCTATCTATCGCCGCTGAAATATTTACCAGAAATCGATATAAGCTGATTACCTTATATGTAAAAGGAGAGAGATTAATGTCAGAATTGGAAAGTTCTGAAAGTAGTCCTGTTGCTTTAGGTCCTACTAAATTAATAACAGTATATTTTGACGTTACATCATTAAGACCCACCGAATGATCAGCTGGTAAATGTCTGCGCAATAAACAGATAACGTTTATACGATTACagtaaacattatttttaatttctattactTTTGTTACCTAGACATCCATTGGTAGATGCGTGTTTGTTGTGACGTAGGTGAAACCATAAAATAACTATTTTCAGCTTGTCTTACTAAGATACAATCATTTTCATACCCTCCTCTTTCATTTTGCATTCCTGTATGCACTATACTACCAATTGGTATATTTACATCATTAGAACATAATTGCTGAAGATAGTTGACAACTTCCCAACGACTAGACTGCAAATATGTAAATGATtatatgcaaaatattttatattttaaatacttaCTTTAATTTCGATTTTCGAAAATGAACTCATATCTATTATTCCCACTCCTTCTTTGCATGCTAGAAATTCCTCTGTCATGAAATCAAAAAACTTTGGTTTATAAAAACTGCCTGGTGGCATAACTGGTTTTTTTTGCCCttctattaataaaaattacttacTTTTTACTTGTTGTTAATGTGATTGTGTCATTAAATATAACAAGATGTAAATAAGAATGAAGTAATTAATTGCTTACTTTTATAAGTTGAATCAAAGTAAAGTGGACGTTCATAAGCCATTTTGACTCCAAAAATTGCACCTCTTTCTTCAAGTACAGAATACAGAGGTGAACAACGTAGGTTTCGAGCATATTTATACTCACACTGATGAGGATACAAAATTGCATAATTTCTCCCAACAATTTCCTTTGTTCTTTGTTGTAAATATCTTTTACTGCTATGTAAATCTAGAAATCTTTGTACATTAAAAGGAAGTATTTCTTGTGTAGATTCACCATTTATTAGGCATTCAGCAACTTCTTTGCCTATTCCTCCTGCCCCTAAAGAAATATGACTTTAATAATATCAAAGATCTAACATCTGTTATTCTTTACCTTGTAATGAACTTCCATTCATGCCAACAGcaacaaaataattctttacTTCTGGACTTTCTCCTAGTATCCATTTACCATCTGGTGTAAAGTTATCTGGACAATTATATACATTTGGTTGTATACCTTTTAAGAGTGGTAATCTGTGTACTACTTTATCCCATAAAGGTTTCCAGTATGAAGTATTAACTGTAAGATGGTTTTTCCAATCTTTTATTGGAACAACACCATTCTCGAATGCAGGCTTTGATTCTGGTTCAAACCATCCAATTAATAAACCTCCTGCAAATTTATCCATTCAGTTATTTATTCCATGGCTTATTAAACCTCATGTAATGCGCTAATATGTTAAAGACTTTGCCACTCCCTCATATATGAGTATGAATCGAAATCACGTATGCATGGTAAAGCCGTGTTTGTATTAAGTGGAAACGGAGGaataattgcataaaaatgtTCTGCAGGATATGCTGGAATTCTAACTGGTGGATTACATTTTAATCCTAA
Coding sequences within it:
- the LOC126873028 gene encoding 60S ribosomal protein L13; the encoded protein is MGKRNNMIPNGHFHKDWQRFVKTWFNQPARKFRRKQNRIKKARAVAPRPVKLLRPIVHCPTFRYHIKARAGKGFTLKELRASGLNKKYARTIGIAVDPRRRNKSVESLQRNTQRLKEYRSKLILFPLTVANPKGDDSTKKEVSLATQAKGEIMPVRHQTHAKAKARVISEEERKFSAYVTLRKARADARLVGIRAKRVKDAAENPDEVTKVAKDKKAKK
- the LOC126873009 gene encoding kinesin-like protein KIF23 isoform X1 gives rise to the protein MKSARAKPPGSARKPPNRPRGNNMVSKDPVQVYCRLKPMQHPADVSCMKLISDTTVVITPPESAMNFRNSSNKEIQTTFSRVFSPDATQKEIFNIVALPLVENVIRGRNSLLFTYGVTGSGKTYTMTGEPQDAGIMPRCLDVLFNSIANYQTKKFIFKPDKLNGFDIQGEADAMLDRQNELHAGLMLQRNGKSGKVRKVESDSESNPMIVRDINESQTVQVDQDNVYAVFVTYVEIYNNSVYDLLEDEDIRNKVLQSKIVREDGNKNMYVHAVTEIEVKSSEEAFEVFQRGQRRRRVAHTALNAESSRSHSVFTIRLVQAPLDGEGEQIIQDKRVICITQLSLVDLAGSERTNRTKNTGQRLREAGNINNSLMTLRSCLEILRENQLQGTNKIVPYRDSKLTHLFKNYFDGEGQVRMIVCVNPRTDDYDETIQVMKFAEMTQEVQVAKPTITKIDLGFTPGRRQANKLFKEACSKLQKEGHPEAEDLEVDVGLVYSLGGPFPELEITSPRNDQIINNLMHFLEQRINKRNLLRTDLQQKQNDLRKKIMAMEQEYMNLKIENASLKAANSQQKKKVSALEGHLCKTEEQIDSLLRKLNNANDTIRSLQQELKDRNMALNQRLIDKQRVKQKYNTKMQLETDKMNKELEIKLRQQREHLQNQMKEKEDKLRLVKQILVDDNVPSVSKDCVVPTINCAEATPKTTEGRSRRDKAGVANPRYRRSQSADKWIDHRPGALVPVGTVLQPLMRRRRSVTRLTDPKEITDGASRYCLIAQEHDTDGELETKLFKGDIIPTSGGGAQVVFNDMECLKQLSPKARKRSGPQDTENEVGSSRHSSTLAESHSKRPRVVN
- the LOC126873009 gene encoding kinesin-like protein KIF23 isoform X2, with amino-acid sequence MVSKDPVQVYCRLKPMQHPADVSCMKLISDTTVVITPPESAMNFRNSSNKEIQTTFSRVFSPDATQKEIFNIVALPLVENVIRGRNSLLFTYGVTGSGKTYTMTGEPQDAGIMPRCLDVLFNSIANYQTKKFIFKPDKLNGFDIQGEADAMLDRQNELHAGLMLQRNGKSGKVRKVESDSESNPMIVRDINESQTVQVDQDNVYAVFVTYVEIYNNSVYDLLEDEDIRNKVLQSKIVREDGNKNMYVHAVTEIEVKSSEEAFEVFQRGQRRRRVAHTALNAESSRSHSVFTIRLVQAPLDGEGEQIIQDKRVICITQLSLVDLAGSERTNRTKNTGQRLREAGNINNSLMTLRSCLEILRENQLQGTNKIVPYRDSKLTHLFKNYFDGEGQVRMIVCVNPRTDDYDETIQVMKFAEMTQEVQVAKPTITKIDLGFTPGRRQANKLFKEACSKLQKEGHPEAEDLEVDVGLVYSLGGPFPELEITSPRNDQIINNLMHFLEQRINKRNLLRTDLQQKQNDLRKKIMAMEQEYMNLKIENASLKAANSQQKKKVSALEGHLCKTEEQIDSLLRKLNNANDTIRSLQQELKDRNMALNQRLIDKQRVKQKYNTKMQLETDKMNKELEIKLRQQREHLQNQMKEKEDKLRLVKQILVDDNVPSVSKDCVVPTINCAEATPKTTEGRSRRDKAGVANPRYRRSQSADKWIDHRPGALVPVGTVLQPLMRRRRSVTRLTDPKEITDGASRYCLIAQEHDTDGELETKLFKGDIIPTSGGGAQVVFNDMECLKQLSPKARKRSGPQDTENEVGSSRHSSTLAESHSKRPRVVN
- the LOC126873029 gene encoding dual specificity protein phosphatase 3-like isoform X1; this translates as MDSSLRNKRLTGGETTQSHLAEALYRTQTENKMLPGFDPNRDDVEYYRVQQDIDCDEVYPGIYIGDAVTAKNKKYLKILGITHLLNAAEGKRFGFVNTDKNYYSDTTIKYLGLPLIDLCTTDISKYFYIIADFIDEAVSTGGKAFVHCVLGISRSATCVLAYLMIKKGMLATDAIRTVRKNRFIQPNSGFLHQLAQLDNQLRRQRS
- the LOC126873029 gene encoding dual specificity phosphatase 29-like isoform X2, which gives rise to MLPGFDPNRDDVEYYRVQQDIDCDEVYPGIYIGDAVTAKNKKYLKILGITHLLNAAEGKRFGFVNTDKNYYSDTTIKYLGLPLIDLCTTDISKYFYIIADFIDEAVSTGGKAFVHCVLGISRSATCVLAYLMIKKGMLATDAIRTVRKNRFIQPNSGFLHQLAQLDNQLRRQRS
- the LOC126873027 gene encoding charged multivesicular body protein 4b; the encoded protein is MSFFSKVFGGKKEPVSMSTAEAIQKLRETEDMLIKKQDFLESKIELEIQTAKKNGTKNKRAAIQALKRKKRYEKQLQQIDGTLTTIESQREALECANTNTAVLTTMKNAADALKSVHQHMDVDQVHDMMDDIAEQQDVAREISDAISNPVAFGNDVDDEELEKELEELEQEQLDKELLGIESTDELPSVPATAIPIAPTRTRTKAKPEEDEDLKELEAWAS